A genomic segment from Chloroflexota bacterium encodes:
- a CDS encoding aldo/keto reductase, with protein sequence MEYVPLGPTDELIPSIGFGTARYHGEPGVLGRAIELGANLIDTAESYNAVGDEPGAAERIVCRELREAGASAFVATKISAQNLRHDSVISHALASRERLGIDVIDLYQIHSPSATIPITETMAAMEQLVADGVIRYIGVSNFDVQQMADAQDALESSPLVANQVPYSVLDRRIEAEILPYCQANDITVIAFAPLALGRVVSGPDSTVIRQIANEAGKTPAQVAIRWLLDHDRVMAIPKTERPHRVDELCGAAGWTLSAEQQQALDAIRP encoded by the coding sequence ATGGAATACGTCCCCCTCGGGCCCACCGACGAATTGATCCCGAGCATCGGGTTCGGCACCGCCCGCTACCACGGCGAGCCGGGGGTCCTGGGTCGCGCGATTGAGCTCGGCGCGAACCTCATCGACACGGCCGAGTCGTACAACGCCGTTGGCGACGAGCCCGGCGCCGCCGAGCGCATCGTCTGCCGCGAGTTGCGGGAAGCCGGCGCGTCCGCCTTCGTGGCCACCAAGATCAGCGCGCAAAACCTGCGGCATGACAGCGTGATTTCGCATGCGCTCGCCAGCCGCGAGCGACTCGGCATCGACGTCATCGATCTCTACCAGATTCACTCGCCCAGCGCGACGATTCCCATCACCGAGACCATGGCCGCGATGGAGCAGCTGGTCGCCGACGGCGTGATTCGCTACATCGGCGTGAGCAATTTCGACGTTCAACAAATGGCGGACGCCCAGGATGCCCTGGAGAGCTCGCCGCTCGTCGCGAACCAAGTCCCATACAGCGTCCTCGATCGGCGGATCGAGGCCGAAATCTTGCCGTACTGCCAGGCCAACGACATCACCGTCATCGCCTTTGCGCCGCTGGCGCTGGGACGCGTCGTTTCCGGACCCGATTCCACGGTCATCCGGCAGATCGCAAACGAGGCCGGCAAGACCCCGGCGCAAGTCGCGATCCGCTGGCTGCTGGACCACGACCGGGTAATGGCCATCCCCAAGACCGAGCGGCCCCATCGGGTGGACGAGCTGTGCGGGGCGGCAGGCTGGACGCTTTCCGCCGAGCAACAGCAGGCGCTGGACGCCATTCGTCCATGA
- a CDS encoding amidohydrolase family protein yields MPDPDIIDAHVHVWSADTERFPFAPGFGPDDLWFPSFDGAELAARGKPAGVGRFNLVQMTWYGLDHSYIVDLIQRDPRRFAGTGIVPAIVDVGLPEPDRAMQALAEQGIRAFRVRGQSTRPDVPGGEQWLDHPACEAMFRMSAADDLPLSFLCGAADLLEIDRMCARHGDAPVILDHLARLGPATGATAEDVDALCAVARHPRTMVKVSAFGALSRDGPPYLDMLPILRRVLDAYGPERCMWASDSPLQTVSPHSYATSIGLLAEHADFLSENDLAQVLHGTAERVFWPD; encoded by the coding sequence ATGCCTGACCCCGACATCATTGACGCGCATGTTCACGTCTGGAGCGCCGACACGGAGCGGTTCCCATTTGCGCCGGGCTTTGGTCCCGACGACCTGTGGTTTCCCAGCTTCGACGGCGCGGAGCTCGCGGCCCGTGGGAAGCCCGCCGGCGTGGGCCGGTTCAACCTGGTGCAGATGACCTGGTACGGCCTGGACCACTCGTACATCGTGGACCTCATCCAGCGCGATCCACGGCGTTTCGCGGGCACCGGGATCGTACCTGCCATCGTGGACGTCGGGCTGCCGGAGCCCGACCGCGCGATGCAAGCGCTGGCCGAGCAGGGCATTCGGGCGTTTCGGGTTCGTGGGCAATCGACGCGCCCGGACGTTCCCGGCGGCGAGCAATGGCTCGATCACCCGGCGTGCGAGGCGATGTTCCGCATGTCGGCGGCGGACGACCTGCCCCTCAGCTTTCTTTGTGGGGCCGCTGACTTGCTCGAGATCGATCGGATGTGCGCCAGGCACGGCGATGCGCCGGTGATCCTGGACCACCTGGCGCGCCTTGGACCGGCCACGGGCGCCACCGCGGAGGACGTGGATGCGCTATGCGCCGTGGCCCGCCACCCGCGGACGATGGTGAAAGTGAGCGCATTTGGCGCGCTGAGCCGGGACGGGCCACCGTATCTGGACATGCTGCCGATCCTTCGCCGGGTGCTGGACGCATACGGGCCGGAGCGGTGCATGTGGGCCAGCGACAGCCCCCTGCAGACGGTGTCTCCGCACAGCTATGCGACTTCCATAGGCCTGCTGGCCGAGCACGCCGATTTCCTCAGCGAAAACGACCTTGCCCAGGTGTTGCACGGCACGGCCGAGCGCGTGTTTTGGCCAGATTGA
- a CDS encoding DUF3179 domain-containing (seleno)protein, translating to MTTRDSQISPARPLSRGRRRPINRRRLLLGAAGASAALALAACDDDSAVTESRLPPARTADAQPTDSPSPEVARVTPTPEPTAAPEPTPQPTATVAPTPITDAPIPEPPFDDADVEVLLYGLLDRRNRPRTKAIVDAIVASGDQRFVAVLVELIRFNELAVIQGPGVPGVLGALKALTGQVFIYVSGWAEWYAKSDLQAPPGFSQWKGWLLGAIDPVMTEFFQGPDPGKIRSEEIIWGGVRVDGIPPLENPAFLPAADIDYLEPDDLLFGVSINGDHRAYPLRILDWHEMANDVVGGVPVSLAYCTLCGAGVLFDGRVADTVFTFGTSGLLMRSNKLMYDRNTRSLWNQLSGEPVLGPLATSGIQLNILPVVVSTWADWTAQHPDTVALDWKTGYARAYTPGAAYGAYFASPETRFPVPFDSPELRTKDRVFGLSINGIRRAYPTTLLTEHVVVNDELAGQRVVIVAPRGNLKGQGRDRTLGAPAIWPAGAEVRAFDGGSLEFSAGDDPQTLRDESGAVWQVTEDALLGPSGERLERLPGHLAYWFGWFNFFPESEVYSVEP from the coding sequence TTGACGACAAGGGATTCCCAGATTTCACCGGCTCGTCCCCTGTCCCGTGGCAGGCGCCGTCCGATCAACCGCCGCCGCCTGTTGCTGGGCGCCGCGGGCGCATCCGCGGCGCTGGCGCTCGCGGCGTGCGACGACGATTCCGCCGTAACCGAAAGCCGCCTGCCGCCGGCGCGCACGGCCGATGCTCAGCCCACGGACTCCCCGTCGCCTGAGGTCGCGCGCGTCACTCCCACACCCGAGCCGACGGCCGCCCCCGAACCGACGCCGCAACCGACCGCCACGGTGGCGCCGACACCGATCACCGACGCCCCAATCCCCGAGCCGCCGTTCGACGACGCCGATGTGGAAGTGCTGCTCTATGGGCTGCTGGACCGTCGGAACAGGCCCCGCACGAAGGCAATCGTCGACGCAATTGTGGCGTCCGGCGACCAGCGATTTGTCGCCGTGCTCGTCGAGCTCATTCGATTCAACGAATTGGCGGTCATCCAGGGACCCGGCGTCCCCGGCGTCTTGGGCGCGCTCAAGGCGCTCACCGGCCAGGTGTTCATCTATGTCTCGGGATGGGCGGAGTGGTACGCGAAGTCCGACCTGCAAGCGCCCCCCGGCTTTTCGCAGTGGAAGGGCTGGCTGCTGGGAGCCATCGACCCCGTCATGACCGAATTCTTCCAAGGTCCGGATCCCGGCAAGATTCGCTCCGAGGAAATTATCTGGGGCGGCGTACGGGTGGACGGCATCCCGCCGTTGGAGAATCCGGCGTTCCTCCCCGCGGCGGACATCGACTATCTCGAGCCTGATGACCTGCTGTTCGGCGTGTCCATCAATGGCGACCATCGGGCGTATCCGTTGCGAATCCTGGACTGGCACGAGATGGCCAACGACGTCGTGGGCGGCGTCCCCGTCTCGCTCGCCTACTGCACGCTCTGCGGCGCCGGGGTGCTGTTTGACGGGCGGGTCGCCGACACCGTGTTCACGTTTGGCACCTCCGGCCTCCTCATGCGCAGCAACAAGCTGATGTACGACCGCAACACCAGATCGTTGTGGAATCAGCTGAGCGGCGAGCCGGTGCTCGGGCCGCTCGCGACGAGCGGCATTCAGCTCAACATCCTGCCGGTCGTGGTATCGACGTGGGCCGATTGGACGGCCCAACATCCCGACACGGTGGCACTTGATTGGAAAACCGGATACGCGCGCGCCTACACGCCCGGCGCCGCGTACGGCGCATACTTTGCCAGCCCGGAGACGCGATTCCCGGTGCCGTTCGACAGCCCCGAACTCCGCACCAAGGATCGTGTGTTTGGCCTCTCCATCAACGGCATCCGGCGCGCCTACCCGACCACGCTGCTGACGGAGCACGTCGTCGTGAACGATGAGCTCGCGGGTCAACGCGTGGTGATCGTGGCGCCGCGCGGCAATCTGAAGGGTCAGGGCCGCGACCGCACGCTCGGGGCGCCTGCCATCTGGCCGGCGGGCGCCGAAGTTCGCGCCTTCGACGGCGGAAGCCTCGAGTTCAGCGCGGGCGATGACCCGCAAACGCTGCGCGACGAGAGCGGGGCCGTCTGGCAGGTCACCGAGGACGCGCTCCTCGGGCCCAGCGGCGAGCGCCTGGAACGCCTGCCGGGCCACCTCGCCTACTGGTTCGGCTGGTTCAACTTCTTCCCGGAATCCGAGGTGTATTCGGTCGAGCCATAG